Proteins encoded in a region of the Stieleria neptunia genome:
- a CDS encoding type II secretion system F family protein has protein sequence MFFRRMGIAAAGGFCRRMGIGLRAGADLLRLLQSETQYGSPPQREAISHVLESVKAGFQISDAMKQRGNFFPRLMVSLTRVGESTGKLERTFLTLAAHFEQQVALRRLFLTSIAWPVIQLVLGLGVISIVIYLMGILTPSTGGQMTDILGFGLRGGKGVLIFWGYISCVAAVLWSLYYGYRQNLGGVQNIVPLLYMIPKFGPSLQTITLSRFTRTLSLALGAGLDPIRSVKLSLDSTDSDYYRSGGDQFETAIRDRGDTLAGGLRGTDLFPDPFLHLVEVAEMSGTESESIDHLAVEYEERAKMAMRTLSGVATGVIWLAVAGTLIFFIFRLASVYLGAINEAAGLN, from the coding sequence ATGTTCTTTAGGCGAATGGGGATAGCGGCAGCCGGCGGGTTCTGTCGGCGGATGGGCATCGGATTGCGTGCCGGCGCCGATCTCCTGCGACTGCTCCAGTCTGAAACCCAATACGGTTCACCGCCACAGCGCGAAGCGATTTCCCACGTCTTGGAAAGCGTCAAAGCGGGCTTTCAGATCAGCGACGCGATGAAACAGCGCGGCAATTTTTTCCCGCGTCTGATGGTCTCGTTGACACGTGTCGGGGAAAGCACCGGCAAACTGGAGCGTACGTTTCTGACGCTGGCGGCACACTTCGAGCAACAAGTGGCGCTCAGGCGCCTGTTTCTGACCTCGATCGCCTGGCCGGTGATTCAGTTGGTGCTCGGGCTGGGCGTCATCTCGATCGTGATCTACTTGATGGGCATCCTGACACCGTCCACCGGCGGCCAGATGACCGACATCTTGGGATTCGGGCTTCGCGGCGGCAAAGGCGTGTTGATTTTCTGGGGCTACATCAGCTGTGTCGCCGCCGTCCTGTGGTCCCTGTACTACGGCTATCGACAGAATCTCGGCGGCGTCCAAAACATCGTTCCGCTGTTGTACATGATCCCGAAATTCGGCCCTTCGCTTCAAACGATCACCTTGTCCCGATTCACCCGCACCCTCTCGCTTGCCCTCGGCGCCGGCCTGGATCCGATCCGCAGCGTCAAATTGAGCTTGGATAGCACCGACAGCGACTATTACCGCAGCGGCGGCGACCAGTTCGAGACGGCGATCCGTGATCGAGGCGACACGCTCGCCGGCGGTTTGCGAGGCACCGACTTGTTTCCCGATCCGTTTCTGCACCTGGTCGAAGTGGCCGAGATGTCGGGCACCGAAAGCGAATCCATCGACCACTTGGCGGTCGAGTATGAAGAGCGCGCCAAAATGGCGATGCGAACGCTTTCGGGCGTTGCCACCGGCGTCATTTGGCTCGCCGTCGCCGGCACCCTGATCTTCTTTATCTTCCGCTTGGCGTCGGTCTACTTGGGCGCGATCAACGAAGCCGCGGGACTGAACTAA
- a CDS encoding sensor histidine kinase, with protein MNAPNAIPTPPATSNPSSSGKPVSTGALAGGSPLSDEQQYIQHLKAQLRQSQSMATLGELTSTATHEFNNVLMTIINYARLGIRNRDDASRDKALGKILEASERASKITGTILAQARNRSESFEPTDLGGLILDTLVLLEREMNKYRVSVTTEIAPDVAPAIVSGNQIQRVMLNLLINARQAIGECGNLLIRLANSEDPQWVELVVRDSGSGIPAETLPQIFDPFFSTKMGPDESGKGGTGLGLAACKEIIDAHRGKIRVESTVGVGTAFTIRLPRA; from the coding sequence ATGAACGCACCCAACGCCATCCCAACGCCGCCCGCGACGTCAAACCCCTCGTCAAGCGGCAAACCGGTCTCCACCGGTGCGCTGGCCGGTGGTTCCCCGTTGAGTGACGAGCAGCAGTACATCCAACATCTCAAGGCCCAATTGCGACAGTCGCAATCGATGGCCACCCTGGGGGAATTGACGAGCACGGCGACGCACGAATTCAACAACGTGTTGATGACGATCATCAATTATGCCCGGCTCGGCATCCGCAATCGCGACGACGCTTCACGCGACAAGGCGCTCGGGAAAATTCTGGAAGCGTCCGAGCGTGCCTCGAAAATCACCGGCACGATTTTGGCCCAGGCACGCAATCGCAGCGAATCGTTCGAGCCGACCGATCTGGGCGGTTTGATTCTGGACACCCTGGTGTTGCTCGAACGCGAGATGAACAAGTACCGGGTGTCGGTGACGACCGAAATCGCCCCGGACGTGGCCCCGGCGATCGTCAGTGGCAATCAGATTCAACGTGTGATGTTGAATCTTTTGATCAACGCCCGACAAGCGATCGGCGAATGTGGCAACTTGTTGATCCGGCTGGCCAACAGCGAAGACCCCCAGTGGGTCGAACTGGTCGTCCGGGACAGCGGGTCGGGGATTCCTGCGGAAACGCTGCCGCAGATTTTTGATCCGTTCTTTTCGACCAAAATGGGGCCCGACGAATCGGGCAAAGGTGGCACCGGGCTTGGGCTGGCCGCCTGCAAAGAGATCATCGACGCGCATCGCGGCAAGATCCGAGTCGAAAGCACCGTGGGCGTCGGCACGGCGTTCACGATCCGTCTGCCGCGGGCGTAG
- a CDS encoding DUF58 domain-containing protein: MATSRSKPLFRYRITRLGFHFLFVALFAMIGGSLRGFNLLLVLAGLLISIVLLQWRQGRHAIRRVRLDRHELTGVFAGTPMAIRYEITNAGRLLPLWCLRIEDRVIAPDRVDVDGIDESGDDQQPIRQQPVSLVGSVGNVPAGQTRGTSVMCRFHRRGRYQLGPVVVSTTFPFCLMNCERLSPVAVEPLYVYPRLITLRRGWKSLLPPRRGGDGHRSTGGSNEDGEFFGLRPWQSGDHIKHIHWRTTARIGEPAVRQFEQRNRHQICLVVDAVDRSDAPGIVEQVLEVAATLINELASPTSSVALLVADASPGSNVDVSIGADATALLERLAIAKPVHLKSSQDDPLAHAVADRSSQLQAYDLVVVSARGFKDTVHRRSADPSGRQALSVWRYFDQRSRLSWIDVSSPPVRRWLAGDADRVVPDGTTEGAGYVHH; encoded by the coding sequence ATGGCGACAAGTCGATCCAAACCGCTGTTCCGCTACCGCATCACGCGTCTGGGATTCCATTTTTTGTTCGTCGCCTTGTTCGCGATGATCGGCGGGTCGCTGCGCGGATTCAATTTATTGCTGGTGCTGGCGGGATTGCTGATCAGCATCGTTCTGTTGCAATGGCGACAGGGACGGCATGCCATTCGGCGGGTGCGTCTTGATCGCCACGAATTGACCGGTGTGTTTGCCGGGACACCGATGGCGATCCGCTACGAGATCACCAATGCGGGGCGGTTGCTTCCGCTGTGGTGTTTACGCATCGAAGACCGTGTGATCGCCCCGGACCGTGTCGATGTCGATGGAATCGACGAGTCGGGTGACGATCAGCAGCCAATCCGCCAACAGCCGGTCTCATTGGTCGGCAGTGTGGGCAACGTTCCGGCCGGTCAGACCCGCGGCACGTCGGTGATGTGTCGTTTCCATCGTCGCGGGCGTTACCAGTTGGGGCCGGTCGTTGTCTCCACGACGTTTCCGTTCTGTCTGATGAATTGCGAGCGACTTTCTCCGGTGGCGGTCGAACCGCTTTACGTTTACCCGCGGCTGATCACGTTGCGTCGTGGGTGGAAATCGCTGTTGCCGCCACGGCGGGGCGGAGACGGTCATCGGTCGACCGGTGGAAGCAATGAAGACGGTGAGTTCTTTGGGCTGCGTCCCTGGCAATCGGGCGACCACATCAAACACATCCACTGGCGGACGACGGCGCGGATCGGCGAACCGGCCGTGCGACAATTCGAGCAGCGCAACCGACATCAAATCTGTCTCGTTGTCGATGCGGTTGACCGCTCGGACGCACCCGGCATCGTCGAACAGGTCTTGGAAGTCGCCGCGACGCTGATCAATGAGCTGGCGTCGCCGACCAGTTCCGTGGCGTTGCTGGTCGCCGACGCATCGCCCGGATCCAACGTTGATGTATCGATCGGGGCCGATGCCACGGCGCTCCTGGAGCGACTGGCGATTGCCAAACCCGTGCACCTTAAATCTTCGCAAGACGATCCGTTGGCGCATGCGGTCGCCGACCGATCTTCCCAGCTCCAGGCTTACGACCTGGTGGTGGTCAGCGCGCGGGGATTCAAAGACACCGTCCACCGCCGATCGGCGGATCCGTCCGGCCGACAGGCGTTGTCGGTGTGGCGCTACTTTGACCAACGATCGCGGCTGTCTTGGATCGATGTCAGCTCGCCGCCGGTGCGACGGTGGTTGGCCGGCGACGCGGACCGTGTGGTGCCCGATGGAACGACCGAGGGGGCTGGATATGTCCATCACTAA
- a CDS encoding response regulator, with product MTVLFVDDEPQALRQLERQLIAEDVEWECDFATSGEQAIEMLGTARYDAVVTDMRMPGMDGAALLNYVGKHYPNTVRIILSKPSDRDAVLRSIMAMHQFLPKPCDATELRTTIDRACSLRDVLVSDSLQRLVGGLSRLPSVPAVYRELTNALRNEDASISSIGKIVAKDAVMTAKVLQLVNSAIFCLSHHISDPIKAVSLLGASTLKSLVLAIGIFQEFEALGVNGFSADVLMQHCLRVSRMTKLIGRRERLDSQALEDAITAATLHDIGKLVLHSIDPKSCAQAALKAEIDDIPLWRAERQIFGADHAAIGAHLLSVWGLPQTIIEIVALHHTPTKAFEISFSPLTAVVASNYLSRAGSQLPLPTPDEELIRYFEMVVCGEKLESWHNLCSDVGRRNDEQRKTPLPQDVSL from the coding sequence GTGACCGTCTTATTCGTCGATGATGAACCGCAAGCGCTGCGTCAGCTGGAACGGCAGCTGATTGCGGAGGATGTCGAGTGGGAATGCGATTTCGCGACCAGCGGCGAACAGGCGATCGAGATGCTGGGGACGGCCCGATACGACGCGGTGGTCACCGACATGCGAATGCCGGGCATGGATGGCGCGGCGCTGTTGAATTATGTCGGCAAACACTATCCCAACACGGTGCGGATCATACTGTCCAAGCCGTCGGATCGCGACGCCGTGCTTCGATCGATCATGGCGATGCATCAGTTTTTGCCGAAACCGTGCGACGCCACAGAACTTCGAACGACGATCGATCGGGCTTGCTCGCTGCGAGATGTCTTGGTTTCGGATTCCCTGCAACGCCTGGTCGGCGGGCTTTCTCGGTTGCCCAGTGTCCCGGCGGTCTATCGAGAATTGACCAACGCACTTCGTAACGAAGACGCCTCGATCTCGTCGATCGGCAAGATCGTCGCCAAGGACGCGGTGATGACGGCAAAGGTGCTGCAGTTGGTCAATTCAGCGATCTTCTGTTTAAGCCATCATATCTCCGACCCGATCAAAGCGGTATCGTTGTTGGGTGCATCGACACTCAAGTCACTCGTTCTCGCGATCGGCATTTTCCAAGAATTCGAAGCACTCGGCGTGAACGGGTTTTCCGCCGACGTGCTGATGCAACATTGCTTGCGTGTCTCCCGCATGACCAAGCTGATCGGTCGGCGGGAACGTCTCGACTCCCAGGCCCTCGAAGACGCCATCACCGCGGCCACGCTCCACGATATCGGCAAGCTCGTGCTGCATTCGATCGATCCCAAGTCCTGCGCCCAAGCGGCGTTGAAAGCGGAGATCGATGACATTCCATTGTGGCGAGCCGAACGTCAGATCTTCGGTGCCGATCATGCCGCCATCGGAGCCCACTTGCTCAGCGTCTGGGGGCTGCCGCAAACCATTATCGAAATCGTCGCACTGCATCACACGCCGACCAAAGCGTTCGAGATATCGTTCTCGCCGCTAACCGCCGTCGTCGCGTCAAACTACCTCAGCCGAGCCGGCAGTCAGTTGCCGCTGCCCACCCCGGATGAGGAGCTGATTCGCTATTTCGAGATGGTCGTGTGTGGCGAAAAGCTGGAATCCTGGCACAACCTGTGCTCCGACGTCGGCCGGCGAAACGACGAACAACGCAAGACGCCGCTGCCGCAAGACGTCAGCCTCTGA
- a CDS encoding transglutaminase TgpA family protein: MSITKRDTVDLPDSLRDELLAVPSVRTRLEFQFALLSAAGGVVLASGQGTEGIALLAVFSAVVGFVFVDWLRLIELPPIGAYLAMAGAAVYCVQDFWGLQQRGEPQMVSVALLLVLVQGVLMMQRKSRRILEQLAVFCLLELVVAAIFSDAIGFGVWMIPIAIVGASALSLLGLVTMMESLDVTLDRAVPEPPKTRFGRFVQFIIGGREDVPPRNAIVATSSPESVISIYWAAGPWSRYALLVLSPAVIVIAAAFFYVLPRRVQPSRSAARGPAMVGFDDEVRMEQLGQVMQNSDPAVRVKLTEKDSGEPYLINDSLYLRGKVLEDYQVDYSTDRPIAKWISTDQDSISRRGRIPSADRPRGRSGQPPHDRVHVKITCEAMSRPALFSIAPYHQDGEGDAVDVVHAIDRWTLARESSDPPFPRISYEFGTRAFLDGVQTRRIAQASEAERMITPYELTWQRRLNSRAARPRRDYEEDLLRIDRASVPTAVRLATQVLEGIGEENRRPSLAAVAMEQYLKTDPAFSYTLNLDATPIPGVDPVEQFLSVDRRGHCQYFASALALMLRSVGIPCRVVVGYRTEEYNNVGKYYIARQLHAHAWVEALIERDQESAGERVAVQRRAPRYWMRLDPTPAESALDDGNPEGVDGLLNLANNVWEDYVVEMDRQRQSDDLVQVTGLRDVRSSYQRMWAALQSNLAAIRAGRLEDGEIDLPLQSLAISAFIVGAAIAMLAVLLRLRLPQFRRRVKVRGDSRVVQPRLPFYAETLKQLGRAGVTRGSDETPSELLQRVGQRYPDLQCLTDAFERCRYGQTELGNRESIDRALSALTADVEGQLLAEGAATGR, encoded by the coding sequence ATGTCCATCACTAAGCGGGACACGGTGGATCTTCCCGATTCGTTGCGTGATGAATTGCTGGCGGTGCCGTCCGTGCGGACGCGTTTGGAGTTTCAGTTTGCGTTGTTGTCGGCGGCCGGCGGGGTGGTGCTGGCGAGCGGGCAAGGTACCGAGGGGATCGCCTTGTTGGCCGTCTTTTCCGCGGTCGTCGGATTCGTCTTCGTCGATTGGTTGCGTTTGATTGAGTTGCCGCCGATCGGGGCGTATTTGGCGATGGCGGGCGCCGCGGTGTACTGCGTGCAAGATTTCTGGGGACTGCAACAGCGGGGCGAACCGCAAATGGTCTCCGTCGCCCTGTTGTTGGTGTTGGTCCAGGGCGTGTTGATGATGCAACGCAAATCGCGGCGCATCTTGGAACAGTTGGCGGTGTTCTGTTTGCTCGAGCTGGTCGTCGCGGCGATCTTTAGTGATGCGATCGGCTTCGGGGTGTGGATGATTCCGATCGCGATTGTCGGCGCCAGTGCGCTCAGCTTGCTGGGGCTGGTCACGATGATGGAGAGTCTGGATGTGACGCTGGATCGAGCTGTCCCCGAGCCTCCCAAAACCCGATTCGGACGTTTCGTCCAGTTCATCATCGGGGGGCGTGAAGACGTGCCGCCGCGGAACGCGATCGTGGCCACGTCGTCGCCGGAATCGGTGATTTCGATTTATTGGGCGGCCGGACCTTGGTCACGCTACGCGCTGCTGGTGCTTTCGCCGGCGGTGATCGTGATCGCGGCGGCGTTCTTTTACGTCTTGCCCCGACGCGTCCAACCGTCACGGTCGGCCGCGCGCGGTCCCGCCATGGTCGGATTTGATGATGAAGTGCGAATGGAACAATTGGGCCAGGTGATGCAGAACTCTGACCCGGCGGTGCGGGTCAAGTTGACCGAGAAGGACAGCGGTGAACCTTACCTGATCAACGACAGTTTGTACTTGCGAGGAAAGGTGCTGGAGGATTACCAGGTCGACTACTCCACGGATCGGCCGATCGCCAAGTGGATTTCGACCGACCAGGATTCGATCAGCCGTCGCGGCCGCATTCCCAGCGCCGATCGCCCCCGCGGACGATCCGGCCAGCCGCCGCATGACCGCGTGCATGTCAAGATCACCTGTGAAGCGATGAGCCGGCCGGCGTTGTTTTCGATCGCACCCTATCATCAAGACGGTGAAGGTGATGCTGTCGACGTGGTTCACGCGATCGATCGTTGGACCCTTGCTCGCGAATCCTCTGATCCGCCGTTTCCGCGTATCAGTTATGAATTCGGCACGCGCGCGTTTCTCGATGGCGTTCAAACACGCCGGATCGCTCAAGCATCCGAGGCGGAGCGGATGATCACGCCGTACGAGTTGACTTGGCAACGGAGGCTCAATAGCCGTGCGGCGCGGCCGAGACGCGACTACGAAGAGGACTTGCTTCGCATCGATCGTGCCAGTGTGCCGACCGCCGTTCGTTTGGCCACCCAGGTTTTGGAGGGCATCGGTGAGGAGAACCGCCGCCCGTCGCTGGCCGCGGTGGCGATGGAACAGTATTTGAAGACAGATCCCGCGTTTTCCTACACGTTGAACTTGGACGCGACGCCGATTCCTGGCGTCGATCCGGTCGAGCAGTTTCTGTCGGTCGATCGGCGTGGCCATTGCCAGTACTTCGCGTCGGCGTTGGCACTGATGCTTCGCAGCGTTGGCATTCCCTGTCGCGTCGTCGTGGGGTATCGGACCGAGGAATACAACAACGTCGGCAAGTACTACATCGCCAGGCAGCTGCACGCCCATGCATGGGTCGAAGCGTTGATCGAACGAGATCAAGAATCGGCAGGAGAGCGCGTGGCCGTTCAGCGTCGAGCACCGCGGTATTGGATGCGGCTGGACCCGACACCCGCCGAAAGTGCACTCGACGACGGCAATCCGGAGGGCGTCGATGGACTGTTGAACTTGGCGAACAATGTTTGGGAAGACTACGTCGTGGAGATGGATCGTCAGCGTCAAAGCGATGATCTGGTGCAAGTGACCGGACTGCGCGACGTGCGGAGTTCGTATCAACGCATGTGGGCCGCCCTGCAAAGCAACTTGGCTGCGATCCGCGCCGGGCGGTTGGAGGACGGGGAGATCGATTTGCCGCTGCAATCCTTGGCGATTTCCGCCTTCATCGTCGGCGCCGCGATCGCGATGCTCGCCGTTTTGTTGCGGTTGCGATTGCCGCAGTTCCGGCGCCGCGTCAAGGTCCGTGGAGACTCACGCGTTGTGCAGCCCCGGTTGCCTTTTTACGCCGAAACGCTGAAGCAACTCGGACGCGCCGGCGTCACACGAGGATCCGACGAAACACCGAGTGAATTGTTGCAACGCGTCGGACAGCGTTATCCCGATCTGCAGTGCTTGACCGATGCCTTCGAACGCTGTCGCTATGGCCAAACCGAACTGGGCAACCGGGAATCGATCGATCGAGCGCTGTCGGCATTAACGGCCGACGTGGAGGGACAGCTTCTGGCAGAGGGAGCTGCGACGGGTCGGTGA
- a CDS encoding protein kinase domain-containing protein has translation MTTVKSKRIQAGYEPIEGYVLEKRIGRGGYGEVWRAVAPGGLKKAVKFVFGQQDERRAEQELKSLERIKSVQHPFILTLERFELIENQLVIVTELADGSLEDVFKQHQGRGSCGIPRDVLLGYMKDAADALDYLHQLYKLQHLDIKPANLLIVGGRVKVADFGLLKDLGEVECSMVGGLTPIYAPPEVFDGRPSLHSDQYSLAVMYQELLTSTRPFSGRTIAQLATQHVHNAPNLKPLPASDRPCVARALEKSPERRFASCTEFVEKLFRPHAGQGADANHTVDTVATEPAAHAVENLPQLDGSVGSPSDVQQSQALVVALGGTGADCLSELRSRVYEFGAGSPVVLHSVLIDTNPVTTQTALMVDGTDVVPRCRVVEARLRTPNEYRNSGTGRLKTISRRWIYNVPRNGHTGGMRPLGRLALVDHGEQVMQTLRDAVEALKVASGETGRPKIYVVGSLTGGTGSGMYLDIVYLLRHLLDESAMENEPILSFLTTNRFQGDPSRPLALHSTKSAIRELAHFLMPGNSYPGDAGVGWPSVPAARTPLHNTYVIAQSDRPGAPSPLHSVVDYLWADATVCGELFARGRHEEDDSPSGQRTIRTMGVAQIGDPGERQPSLLAPHSIKLLLLRWLGNPRDSKPAAKEFASRVWRRCRLDSDALRGQTEQWFGNNRQARRSKLMERLGSLDPSLLKNPAAVRSHLVKWLTGVIDLDQTEVLAGQIVEQIEREINARIQDARLNLSSTITGLNEIRHALTELQQTLLKKSDDEFRQLADGGQASADQPPTSGAVAPQRPMASLRSACGIGEQLVAIIACRAAASVATALAEKLADLTETYIDASTRLAQAIANLADDDVRAVDQWSTLPPTVRDQLPGIVDQLHTDNVASQLFRIIQTPVHVTTDSVVNEISVLAAGLIRERIAPSGDSQPSDSKSRDSRGSDCLDTKTSSIATTDDLVVGKTTCFNPQSDPVAMTQTHSWSSPSKPPSLTAESAFEAVRPPLLECGGKQRIYLICRDASEQTTLQSQIPGSKDVSLTSFQARASMPMLVHEARDIKLDNVLSWLDALTGDDGRISDRLATRCDLDWS, from the coding sequence ATGACGACTGTCAAATCGAAACGTATTCAAGCGGGTTACGAGCCGATCGAAGGCTACGTGCTGGAAAAACGGATCGGCCGCGGCGGGTACGGCGAAGTCTGGCGTGCCGTCGCCCCCGGCGGGTTGAAGAAAGCGGTCAAGTTCGTCTTCGGACAACAGGACGAACGACGGGCCGAACAGGAACTGAAGTCGCTCGAACGCATCAAGAGTGTGCAGCACCCGTTCATCCTGACACTGGAACGATTCGAGCTGATCGAAAACCAATTGGTCATCGTGACGGAATTGGCCGACGGATCCTTGGAAGACGTGTTCAAGCAACACCAGGGCCGCGGTTCCTGCGGCATCCCCCGCGACGTGTTGCTCGGCTACATGAAAGACGCCGCCGATGCACTGGATTATCTGCACCAACTCTACAAGCTTCAGCATCTGGATATCAAACCGGCCAACCTGCTGATCGTCGGCGGACGGGTCAAAGTCGCCGACTTCGGTTTATTGAAGGATCTCGGCGAGGTCGAATGCAGCATGGTCGGCGGGCTGACACCGATCTACGCACCGCCGGAGGTTTTTGACGGACGCCCCAGCCTTCACAGCGACCAATACAGTCTGGCGGTGATGTACCAGGAACTGTTGACGAGCACTCGACCGTTCAGCGGACGGACGATCGCGCAGCTCGCGACCCAGCATGTCCACAACGCCCCGAATCTGAAGCCGCTGCCGGCCAGCGATCGCCCTTGCGTGGCACGGGCATTGGAAAAGTCGCCGGAACGGCGTTTCGCCAGCTGCACCGAATTCGTCGAAAAACTGTTCCGCCCCCACGCCGGACAGGGCGCCGACGCCAACCACACCGTCGACACCGTGGCCACCGAACCGGCCGCCCACGCGGTCGAAAACCTGCCGCAACTCGACGGCTCCGTCGGCTCGCCGAGCGATGTCCAACAATCCCAAGCGTTGGTGGTCGCCCTGGGCGGCACCGGCGCCGATTGCCTCAGTGAGCTGCGGTCGCGGGTTTATGAATTCGGCGCCGGATCTCCGGTCGTCCTGCACAGCGTCCTGATCGACACCAACCCGGTGACCACCCAGACCGCCTTGATGGTCGACGGCACCGACGTGGTCCCACGCTGCCGCGTCGTCGAAGCCCGGCTGCGGACGCCCAACGAGTATCGCAACAGCGGGACCGGTCGATTGAAGACCATTTCGCGACGCTGGATCTATAACGTTCCGCGCAACGGCCATACCGGTGGGATGCGGCCACTGGGGCGTCTGGCGCTGGTCGATCACGGCGAACAGGTGATGCAGACGTTGCGTGATGCGGTGGAAGCCTTGAAGGTTGCCAGCGGCGAAACCGGCCGGCCCAAGATCTATGTCGTCGGCTCCTTGACCGGCGGGACCGGCAGCGGGATGTATCTGGACATCGTCTACTTGCTGCGTCACTTGCTGGACGAATCGGCCATGGAAAACGAACCGATCTTGTCGTTCCTGACGACCAATCGTTTCCAAGGCGACCCCTCGCGACCGCTCGCGCTGCACTCGACCAAATCCGCGATCCGAGAATTGGCCCACTTTTTGATGCCGGGCAATAGTTATCCCGGCGACGCCGGCGTGGGTTGGCCGAGCGTTCCCGCCGCCCGAACGCCGTTGCACAACACCTACGTCATCGCGCAATCCGATCGGCCCGGTGCCCCCTCACCACTGCACTCGGTCGTCGATTACCTGTGGGCCGATGCAACCGTCTGCGGCGAGCTGTTTGCCCGGGGACGACACGAAGAAGACGATTCACCGTCGGGGCAGCGAACCATTCGGACCATGGGCGTCGCCCAAATCGGTGATCCCGGCGAACGACAACCGAGTCTGCTGGCGCCCCATTCGATCAAATTGCTGTTGCTGCGATGGCTGGGCAACCCTCGCGATTCAAAGCCCGCGGCGAAAGAATTTGCATCACGTGTATGGCGACGGTGCCGCTTGGACAGCGACGCGCTGCGTGGTCAAACCGAACAATGGTTCGGCAACAACCGCCAAGCACGCCGCAGCAAACTGATGGAGCGACTCGGCAGCCTGGACCCGTCGCTGCTGAAGAACCCCGCCGCCGTCAGGTCTCACCTGGTCAAATGGCTGACCGGCGTGATCGATCTGGACCAAACCGAGGTGCTGGCCGGACAAATCGTCGAACAGATCGAACGCGAAATCAATGCTCGAATCCAGGACGCAAGGCTGAACCTGTCATCGACGATCACCGGGCTGAACGAAATCCGTCACGCGCTGACAGAACTCCAGCAGACACTGCTGAAAAAATCGGACGACGAATTCCGCCAGCTCGCCGACGGGGGCCAAGCCTCGGCCGACCAGCCGCCAACGTCCGGAGCCGTGGCACCGCAACGGCCGATGGCATCACTCCGCAGCGCCTGTGGCATCGGCGAACAACTGGTCGCAATCATCGCCTGCCGCGCCGCCGCCTCGGTCGCGACGGCGCTCGCGGAGAAACTGGCCGACCTCACCGAAACCTATATCGACGCATCAACCCGTCTCGCCCAGGCGATCGCCAATCTGGCCGACGACGACGTCCGAGCCGTCGATCAATGGTCGACGTTGCCCCCAACGGTTCGCGATCAATTGCCCGGCATCGTGGACCAGCTCCACACCGACAATGTCGCCAGTCAACTGTTCCGCATCATTCAGACTCCGGTCCACGTGACCACGGACAGCGTGGTCAACGAAATCTCGGTCCTGGCGGCCGGTCTGATCCGCGAACGGATTGCCCCCTCGGGCGATTCACAGCCTTCCGACTCCAAGTCACGTGATTCACGGGGTTCGGACTGTCTGGACACCAAGACGTCATCGATCGCAACGACCGATGATCTTGTCGTCGGTAAAACGACGTGCTTCAACCCGCAATCCGATCCGGTCGCGATGACGCAGACCCATTCCTGGTCGTCTCCCAGCAAACCGCCAAGTCTGACCGCCGAATCCGCGTTCGAAGCCGTGCGGCCACCGCTGTTGGAATGCGGCGGCAAACAACGCATCTATCTGATCTGTCGCGATGCCTCCGAACAGACGACGTTGCAGTCGCAAATTCCGGGCTCGAAGGATGTGTCGCTGACCTCGTTCCAGGCCCGAGCTTCGATGCCCATGCTGGTCCACGAAGCCCGGGACATCAAATTGGACAACGTGTTGTCCTGGCTGGATGCGTTGACCGGCGACGACGGTCGCATCAGCGATCGCCTCGCCACGCGTTGCGATCTGGATTGGAGCTGA